In Chengkuizengella sediminis, one DNA window encodes the following:
- a CDS encoding YqjF family protein gives MSNEILKITQHREFPVPSTPWIMKQTWNDLLFAHWPVRVKDIRDVIPSSLKIDEYDGFAWIGVVPFHMSNIRIRFLPTLPFTSNFPEINVRTYVKYKGKAGVYFFSLDAMNHLAVFMSRKLFALNYFYANIKHTSRSDNNYYESKRKGKDKVLAGFTGSYKPTSKPYRSIRDSFDYWLTERYCLFCNDKNYLYRGDIHHLPWELQHAEAEIVENSMTSPIGINLSSDKPILHFSKKMDALLWKLTKVGDFIYSQHKTPTLN, from the coding sequence ATGAGTAATGAAATTTTAAAAATAACACAACATCGAGAGTTTCCTGTACCTTCAACACCATGGATAATGAAACAAACCTGGAACGATTTATTGTTTGCTCATTGGCCTGTCCGTGTCAAGGATATACGAGATGTAATACCTTCTAGTTTAAAAATAGACGAGTATGATGGGTTTGCTTGGATTGGTGTAGTTCCTTTTCATATGAGTAATATAAGAATAAGATTTTTACCAACATTACCTTTCACTTCTAACTTTCCAGAAATCAATGTAAGAACTTATGTGAAATATAAAGGCAAGGCTGGTGTGTATTTCTTTAGTTTAGATGCTATGAATCATTTGGCTGTTTTCATGTCTAGGAAATTATTTGCATTAAATTATTTTTATGCAAATATAAAACATACCAGTAGGTCGGATAACAACTATTATGAAAGTAAGAGGAAGGGGAAGGATAAAGTATTGGCAGGTTTTACTGGGAGTTATAAACCTACATCAAAACCCTACAGATCAATTAGGGATTCGTTCGATTATTGGTTAACCGAAAGATACTGTTTATTTTGTAATGATAAGAATTATTTGTATAGAGGAGATATTCATCATCTTCCCTGGGAACTTCAACATGCAGAAGCTGAGATTGTGGAGAATTCAATGACTTCACCGATAGGAATAAATTTATCTTCTGACAAACCTATATTACATTTTTCTAAAAAAATGGATGCTTTACTTTGGAAATTAACAAAGGTAGGTGATTTTATCTATTCCCAGCATAAGACCCCCACTTTAAACTGA
- a CDS encoding DinB family protein, producing the protein MHATDLIILNFEEIRSRSIKVWKAIPEEMLNWKPDEDAFTCAEMIRHLLQGEFLFHQILIGRGGKALTNLFNPFETKEFISVDDELEFAQPYREEFLKYIKTFSINDLENIEIDLFDAGGYVKKLGDMLLRIAYHESVHTGQLLNYMRTMGIDRPKIWD; encoded by the coding sequence ATGCATGCAACTGATTTAATAATTTTAAATTTTGAAGAAATTAGGAGTAGAAGTATAAAAGTATGGAAAGCTATACCCGAAGAAATGTTAAATTGGAAACCTGATGAAGACGCTTTTACTTGTGCTGAAATGATTAGGCATTTATTACAAGGTGAGTTTCTATTTCACCAAATTCTTATAGGAAGAGGTGGTAAAGCATTAACTAATTTGTTTAATCCCTTTGAAACAAAAGAATTCATATCAGTAGATGATGAACTTGAATTTGCACAGCCTTATCGTGAGGAATTTTTGAAATACATTAAAACATTTAGTATAAACGACTTAGAAAATATAGAAATAGACCTTTTTGATGCAGGGGGCTATGTTAAAAAACTTGGGGATATGTTATTACGCATTGCTTATCACGAATCTGTTCACACAGGTCAGTTGTTAAATTATATGAGAACAATGGGAATTGACCGCCCTAAGATATGGGATTAA
- the nrdF gene encoding class 1b ribonucleoside-diphosphate reductase subunit beta encodes MKAVNWNQPDDEFTKMFWDQNLLQFWIDTEIPLSEDKMSWMELNDTEKEVYKKVLGGLTLLDTEQGGIGMPMISQNLDGLQQKSVLGFMGAMEHIHAKSYSSIFSTLCTTEEINEIFGWVEGNEYLQKKAKIISTNYQNINTKLDQYLAMVSSVFLESFLFYSGFYYPLFLAGQGKLVHSGEIINLIIRDESIHGVYIGLLAQEIYKELDDEEKLEADLKVKLLLQELYLNEENYANELYGPLGIQEDVKQFSRYNANKSLMNLGLEPSFPDEEINAIVLNGLNTNTKNHDFFSTKGNGYIKTLNVEKLTDDDFVFDI; translated from the coding sequence ATGAAAGCTGTAAATTGGAATCAACCAGATGATGAGTTTACGAAAATGTTTTGGGATCAAAATTTGTTGCAATTTTGGATAGATACAGAAATTCCTTTATCTGAAGACAAAATGAGTTGGATGGAATTAAATGATACAGAGAAGGAAGTTTATAAAAAAGTTTTGGGTGGACTCACTTTGTTAGATACAGAACAAGGTGGAATCGGTATGCCAATGATTAGTCAAAATCTTGATGGTTTACAACAGAAAAGTGTGTTGGGTTTTATGGGAGCAATGGAACATATTCATGCAAAAAGCTATAGCAGTATTTTTTCAACTTTATGTACCACTGAAGAGATCAATGAAATATTTGGATGGGTAGAAGGGAACGAATATCTTCAAAAGAAAGCGAAAATCATCTCTACTAATTATCAAAATATTAATACTAAATTAGATCAATATTTGGCGATGGTTTCCAGTGTTTTTTTAGAATCTTTTTTATTCTACAGCGGTTTCTATTATCCTTTGTTTTTGGCAGGACAAGGAAAACTAGTCCACAGTGGTGAAATCATTAATTTGATTATAAGAGATGAATCTATACATGGTGTTTATATTGGATTGTTAGCGCAAGAAATTTACAAAGAATTAGATGATGAAGAAAAGCTAGAAGCGGATTTAAAAGTGAAACTACTATTACAAGAATTATATTTAAATGAAGAAAACTATGCCAATGAATTATATGGTCCATTAGGAATACAGGAAGATGTGAAACAATTTAGCAGATACAATGCGAATAAATCCTTAATGAATTTAGGTCTAGAGCCAAGTTTTCCAGACGAAGAAATTAATGCGATCGTTTTAAATGGTTTGAATACAAATACTAAAAACCATGATTTCTTTTCAACAAAAGGGAATGGTTATATTAAGACCTTAAATGTTGAGAAATTGACTGATGATGATTTTGTGTTTGATATTTAA
- the nrdE gene encoding class 1b ribonucleoside-diphosphate reductase subunit alpha translates to MKHIELNNEVMKQQDGFFQLDKDQEAVKAFMEEVNENTVQFNSIKEKIDYLVENDFYYDVYQDYSIEQIEEIYQCVHSYDFQFQSYMAASKFYKDYAMKTNDKKKYLEHYPDRVTIVGLYLGQGDYNKARKLVEAMMEQRYQPATPTFLNAGKSRRGEMVSCFLLDIDDSLNSINFNLNTSMQLSKIGGGVALNLSKLRSRGESIKEVAGAAKGVLPVMKLLEDSFAYADQMGQRRGSGAVYLNIFHWDVIEFLDTKKINADEKSRIQSLSIGLIIPNKFFELAEKNEPFCMFAPYSVRKEYGVHLDDINIDEMYNELLANPNVKRKEMNARDMLIKISSTQLESGYPYIMFKSNANNQHALKDIGEIKMSNLCSEIFQLQETSIIRDYLEPDEINRDINCNLGSINIVNVMKTKKVRDSVHMGIEALTTVSDLTNINNAPTVKKANDELHSIGLGAMNLHGFLTKNKIAYESEEAKDFANTFFMMINFYSLEKSMLIAQDRGQAFKDFNKSEYAKGTYFTKYIENNYVPKTEKVRDLFEGIEIPTKENWENLQLQVQQHGLYNAYRLAIAPTQSISYIQNSTSSVMPVVDRIETRTYGNSTTYYPMPFLSRENMFYYKSAFNMNQFKLIDLIAEIQQHVDQGISTILYVDSNISTRELARYYIYANKKGLKSLYYTRNKRLDIEECTSCAV, encoded by the coding sequence TTGAAGCATATTGAGCTTAATAATGAAGTAATGAAACAACAAGATGGTTTCTTTCAATTAGATAAGGATCAAGAGGCTGTTAAAGCATTTATGGAGGAAGTGAACGAAAATACCGTTCAATTCAATTCCATAAAAGAAAAGATAGATTATTTAGTAGAAAATGATTTTTATTACGATGTGTATCAAGACTATTCCATTGAGCAAATTGAAGAAATCTATCAGTGTGTACACTCGTATGATTTTCAATTTCAATCTTATATGGCTGCATCCAAGTTTTACAAAGATTATGCAATGAAAACAAATGATAAGAAAAAATATTTAGAACATTACCCAGATCGAGTAACGATTGTAGGTTTATATTTAGGTCAAGGGGACTATAACAAAGCTAGAAAGTTAGTAGAGGCAATGATGGAACAAAGATATCAACCTGCTACACCAACATTCCTAAACGCTGGTAAAAGCCGTAGAGGTGAGATGGTTTCATGTTTCCTATTAGACATAGATGATAGTTTAAATTCTATTAATTTTAATTTAAATACTTCCATGCAATTATCCAAAATTGGTGGAGGAGTTGCATTAAATTTATCTAAACTTCGCTCACGTGGAGAATCTATTAAGGAAGTGGCTGGAGCAGCTAAAGGTGTATTACCTGTTATGAAATTGCTAGAAGACTCCTTTGCTTATGCCGATCAAATGGGTCAACGAAGAGGTTCAGGTGCTGTTTACTTAAATATATTTCACTGGGATGTTATTGAGTTTCTAGATACGAAAAAAATTAATGCTGACGAAAAAAGTAGGATTCAATCTCTATCCATTGGATTAATTATTCCGAACAAATTTTTTGAATTAGCAGAGAAAAACGAACCATTCTGTATGTTTGCCCCTTACTCTGTTCGAAAAGAATATGGTGTTCATCTCGATGATATAAACATTGATGAAATGTACAATGAATTGCTGGCCAATCCGAATGTAAAAAGAAAAGAAATGAATGCAAGAGATATGTTGATCAAAATATCTTCTACTCAGTTAGAATCAGGTTATCCATACATTATGTTTAAATCGAATGCTAACAACCAACATGCCTTAAAGGACATTGGTGAAATCAAAATGTCGAACCTTTGTAGTGAGATATTCCAGCTTCAGGAGACATCCATCATAAGAGATTATTTAGAGCCTGATGAAATCAATCGTGATATCAATTGTAATTTAGGCTCTATTAACATAGTAAATGTGATGAAAACAAAAAAAGTAAGGGATTCAGTACACATGGGAATTGAGGCACTCACAACAGTGTCTGATTTAACGAATATTAACAACGCCCCAACCGTAAAAAAAGCAAATGATGAATTACATTCTATCGGTTTAGGTGCAATGAACTTACATGGGTTTTTAACAAAAAACAAAATTGCCTATGAGAGTGAAGAGGCGAAGGATTTTGCAAATACATTTTTCATGATGATCAACTTCTATTCACTTGAAAAGAGTATGTTAATTGCACAAGATCGTGGACAAGCATTTAAGGATTTTAACAAATCAGAATATGCAAAAGGGACTTATTTTACAAAATATATTGAAAATAACTATGTCCCTAAAACAGAAAAGGTAAGAGATTTATTTGAAGGAATTGAGATCCCAACGAAAGAGAATTGGGAAAACCTGCAACTACAAGTTCAACAGCATGGATTATATAATGCGTATCGTTTAGCGATTGCGCCTACCCAATCTATCAGCTACATCCAAAATTCAACCTCTAGTGTAATGCCAGTTGTAGATCGTATTGAAACGAGAACGTATGGAAATTCAACTACGTATTATCCAATGCCATTTTTATCTAGGGAAAATATGTTTTATTATAAATCTGCGTTTAATATGAATCAGTTTAAATTAATAGATTTAATTGCAGAAATTCAACAACATGTGGATCAAGGTATAAGCACTATATTGTATGTGGATAGCAATATTTCAACTAGAGAGTTAGCAAGATATTACATTTATGCAAACAAAAAAGGTTTAAAGTCACTTTATTATACGAGAAATAAAAGATTAGATATTGAAGAATGTACATCTTGTGCGGTGTAA
- the nrdI gene encoding class Ib ribonucleoside-diphosphate reductase assembly flavoprotein NrdI translates to MKIVYASKTGNVKRFIEKLNVESIHLHTKLMIDEAFILITYTTGFGQVPEEVEQFLQFNHHHMVGVVASGNRNWGSNFGKSADIISNQYGVPVLHKFELSGTTKDLKVFKERVLLVEAY, encoded by the coding sequence ATGAAAATCGTTTATGCATCGAAAACAGGTAATGTTAAACGTTTCATAGAGAAGTTGAATGTCGAATCCATTCATTTGCATACAAAGTTAATGATAGATGAGGCATTTATTTTAATTACATATACAACAGGTTTTGGTCAAGTCCCTGAAGAGGTTGAACAGTTTTTACAATTTAATCATCATCACATGGTTGGTGTAGTAGCGAGTGGGAACAGAAACTGGGGAAGCAACTTTGGTAAAAGTGCGGATATTATTTCTAATCAATATGGTGTCCCTGTTTTACATAAGTTTGAATTATCAGGTACAACCAAAGATTTAAAGGTATTTAAGGAAAGGGTGTTACTCGTTGAAGCATATTGA
- a CDS encoding cobyrinate a,c-diamide synthase gives MNKQRRIVIAGTGSGVGKTTITIGLMAALKRRGLTVQGFKCGPDYIDPTYHTAVTGRVSRNLDSWMTSANTVQEIYDRGSKDADISIIEGVMGFYDGKNPKTNTGSTAEISLLTESPVILVVNCQSMARSAAAIVKGFQSLDEKVNIVGVVANKVGSEGHYKLVKIAIEQECGIPVIGYLKREDNINIPERHLGLIPSIERGELDSFFEILADLIENSIDINQLLRLTEAPVLEVSPELLTEVRCSPEKNISIAVAKDAAFHFYYPENLELLEAYGANIVYFSPLAGEKVPEGVKGLYIGGGFPEEFAEQLAENIDVKLSFKNAIETGIPTLAECGGFMYLTEEIETTDGSKLSMVGLIPGKVKMQKKLAALGYREITGNKGNFLLEGQVEAKGHEFHYSTFEANASYEHAYETKGMRGTKQEGYLNQNLIAGYTHFHFASNPTLVKNWIEKCVEIDETNLIK, from the coding sequence ATGAACAAACAACGACGTATTGTGATCGCAGGTACAGGGAGTGGTGTCGGTAAAACAACCATTACCATTGGATTAATGGCAGCCCTGAAACGTAGAGGTTTAACTGTACAAGGCTTTAAATGTGGTCCTGATTATATTGATCCAACTTATCATACAGCGGTAACAGGTAGAGTGTCTCGTAATTTAGATAGCTGGATGACTTCTGCAAATACAGTTCAGGAAATTTATGATCGAGGCAGCAAAGATGCAGACATCTCTATTATTGAAGGTGTGATGGGATTTTATGATGGCAAAAATCCAAAAACAAATACGGGGAGTACAGCGGAGATCAGTTTATTAACAGAGAGCCCTGTCATTTTAGTAGTCAATTGTCAAAGCATGGCTCGTAGTGCTGCAGCGATTGTAAAAGGTTTTCAGAGTTTGGATGAAAAGGTGAATATCGTGGGTGTCGTTGCCAACAAAGTGGGTAGCGAGGGTCACTATAAACTTGTGAAGATTGCTATAGAGCAAGAATGTGGGATACCTGTTATCGGATATTTAAAAAGAGAAGACAACATTAATATTCCAGAAAGACATTTAGGACTGATCCCTTCGATTGAAAGAGGAGAATTGGATTCGTTTTTTGAAATATTAGCTGATTTAATAGAAAACTCCATAGATATAAACCAATTATTACGTTTAACCGAAGCACCGGTTTTAGAAGTTTCTCCAGAATTATTAACAGAAGTGAGATGTAGTCCAGAGAAAAACATATCAATTGCAGTTGCCAAGGATGCAGCATTTCATTTTTATTATCCTGAAAATTTAGAATTACTAGAAGCCTACGGTGCCAATATTGTATATTTTTCTCCTTTAGCTGGAGAAAAAGTCCCGGAAGGAGTTAAGGGATTATATATCGGTGGAGGTTTTCCAGAAGAATTTGCAGAACAACTTGCTGAAAACATAGATGTGAAACTATCGTTTAAAAATGCCATTGAAACAGGAATACCAACCTTAGCTGAATGTGGTGGATTTATGTACTTAACGGAGGAGATTGAAACGACAGATGGGTCTAAGCTTTCTATGGTTGGGCTCATTCCAGGTAAAGTAAAAATGCAAAAGAAACTAGCTGCTTTAGGATATAGAGAAATCACAGGTAATAAAGGAAACTTTTTATTGGAGGGTCAAGTTGAAGCTAAGGGACATGAATTTCACTATTCTACTTTTGAAGCAAACGCATCATATGAACATGCGTATGAAACAAAAGGAATGAGAGGAACAAAACAAGAAGGGTACTTAAATCAAAATCTTATTGCTGGTTATACTCATTTCCATTTTGCTTCGAATCCTACGTTAGTGAAAAATTGGATTGAAAAGTGTGTTGAGATTGATGAGACTAATTTAATAAAATGA
- a CDS encoding VOC family protein: MLHHVEIYVSNLKETIKFWEWFLDDLGYEVFQKWDAGISWKYQETYIVFVQTEERFLDVPYHRCRTGLNHLAFHAKSKEQVDEITLKLKEKGIQILYTDKHPYAGGEDYYAVFFEDPDRIKVELVAP, translated from the coding sequence ATGCTTCATCATGTAGAAATCTATGTTTCAAATTTAAAAGAAACGATAAAATTCTGGGAATGGTTCCTAGATGATTTAGGGTATGAAGTTTTTCAAAAATGGGATGCGGGCATCAGTTGGAAATACCAAGAGACGTATATTGTTTTTGTTCAAACTGAAGAAAGGTTCTTAGATGTTCCATACCATCGATGTCGAACTGGTTTAAATCACCTTGCTTTTCATGCAAAGTCCAAGGAACAAGTGGATGAGATCACTTTGAAATTGAAGGAAAAAGGAATTCAGATCCTATATACAGACAAACATCCTTATGCAGGTGGAGAAGACTATTATGCGGTCTTTTTTGAAGATCCTGATCGAATCAAGGTTGAATTGGTTGCACCCTAG
- a CDS encoding cobalt-precorrin 5A hydrolase, with amino-acid sequence MSFIQLKEGEFPVIQQSSDYAIVAITKHGVALARSLHEKFSNTDLYYMNKFEVGDESSKGIQMFQGSVRMLFPALFPVYKGIIIIISLGAVVRMIAPLLKDKKTDPGIVVIDDKGEHVISVLSGHLGGANELTREVAATINVKPIITTASDVQGTIPVDLFGQRFGWQWESADKLTPVSASVVNEEKIAVIQESGERNWWMHDTPVPSNIYLFSSIKEALEHQPQAALVVTHRLLNKEEEIILDNGVMYRPKVIVLGMGCNRGTSSDEIEQVIRETLEELNFSMKSVKTICTIDLKKDEEGLLEVVDKYNWDFQIYTPSELNEIDIDQPSDTVYKYTGAYGVSEPSAIRYSGVDQLSLTKKKSGNVTISVAVMKSDDRFR; translated from the coding sequence ATGTCCTTTATCCAATTAAAAGAAGGAGAGTTTCCAGTTATTCAACAGAGTTCGGATTACGCCATAGTAGCCATTACTAAACATGGAGTAGCTTTGGCTCGGTCTTTACATGAAAAATTTTCTAATACAGATTTGTACTATATGAATAAGTTTGAAGTAGGCGATGAATCTAGTAAAGGGATTCAAATGTTCCAAGGTTCTGTTAGAATGTTATTTCCAGCTCTTTTCCCCGTTTATAAAGGTATCATTATTATTATTTCTCTTGGGGCAGTTGTGCGGATGATCGCTCCTTTATTAAAGGATAAAAAAACAGATCCAGGAATTGTTGTAATTGATGACAAAGGTGAACATGTCATTAGTGTACTTTCAGGACATTTAGGTGGAGCAAATGAGTTAACTAGAGAAGTTGCAGCTACAATTAACGTGAAGCCTATAATTACAACTGCCTCTGATGTGCAAGGTACAATTCCCGTTGATTTATTTGGTCAACGTTTTGGATGGCAATGGGAATCAGCAGATAAATTAACACCAGTGAGTGCTTCTGTTGTTAATGAAGAAAAAATAGCAGTGATCCAAGAATCTGGTGAGCGAAATTGGTGGATGCATGATACACCAGTACCCAGTAACATTTATCTCTTTTCTTCTATAAAAGAAGCATTAGAACATCAACCTCAAGCTGCTTTGGTTGTCACTCATCGATTACTTAACAAAGAGGAAGAGATTATATTGGATAATGGTGTGATGTATCGACCTAAAGTGATCGTATTAGGGATGGGTTGTAATCGAGGCACATCCTCTGATGAAATTGAACAAGTAATAAGAGAAACATTAGAAGAACTAAACTTTTCTATGAAAAGTGTCAAAACGATATGTACGATTGATTTGAAAAAAGATGAAGAAGGATTACTGGAAGTGGTTGATAAATACAATTGGGATTTTCAAATTTATACTCCATCAGAGTTAAATGAAATTGACATTGATCAGCCATCAGATACTGTTTATAAGTATACGGGGGCTTATGGAGTAAGTGAGCCTTCTGCAATACGTTATAGTGGCGTTGACCAACTATCTCTTACAAAGAAAAAGTCTGGTAATGTAACGATTTCCGTTGCAGTGATGAAATCTGATGATAGATTTCGATGA
- the cobM gene encoding precorrin-4 C(11)-methyltransferase: protein MKIYIVGAGPGDPDLITVKGLKLLQQADVVLYTDSLVNEELTTKAKSEAEVIKSSGMALDEMVDLMVKKVKQGKMLVRLHTGDPAMFGATMEQMALLKKEGVECEIIPGVSSVFASAAAVGAELTIPELTQTLILTRAEGRTPVPELEQLKDLASHHSTIALFLSATLTKKVTKEFIEAGWSEQTPVAVVQRATWPDQKIVRTTIENLDKDMRENGIRAHAMILAGWALDPNIHEKEYRSKLYDKEFTHGFRKGVK from the coding sequence ATGAAAATATATATTGTAGGTGCGGGTCCTGGCGATCCAGATTTGATTACGGTGAAAGGGTTAAAGTTATTACAGCAAGCGGATGTTGTGTTATATACAGATTCCTTAGTAAATGAAGAATTAACTACAAAAGCAAAATCAGAAGCAGAAGTGATCAAAAGCTCTGGAATGGCTTTAGATGAAATGGTAGATCTGATGGTGAAAAAGGTAAAACAGGGAAAAATGCTCGTTCGTTTACATACAGGTGATCCAGCAATGTTTGGGGCAACGATGGAACAAATGGCACTTCTAAAAAAAGAAGGCGTTGAGTGTGAAATTATTCCAGGTGTAAGTTCTGTGTTTGCTTCAGCAGCTGCTGTGGGTGCTGAACTTACGATTCCTGAATTAACACAAACGTTGATATTAACTAGAGCAGAGGGAAGAACGCCTGTACCAGAACTAGAGCAACTAAAGGATCTCGCTTCACACCATAGTACCATTGCTTTATTTTTAAGTGCGACTTTAACGAAAAAGGTAACAAAGGAATTTATAGAAGCAGGATGGAGTGAGCAAACACCTGTTGCAGTCGTTCAACGAGCAACTTGGCCTGACCAAAAGATTGTACGAACAACAATAGAAAATTTAGACAAGGATATGCGTGAAAATGGGATTCGTGCGCATGCTATGATTTTAGCAGGATGGGCGTTAGATCCGAATATTCATGAAAAAGAATACCGTTCCAAGTTATATGATAAAGAGTTTACACATGGATTCAGAAAAGGCGTGAAGTAA
- the cobI gene encoding precorrin-2 C(20)-methyltransferase, producing MSNLGTLYGIGMGPGDPELITVKAFRILKESPVIAYPKKRSGSKSYALAITEQYINPLEKEMVGLIFPMTKDKSTLEKQWNKTVETVSEQLNQGKDVAFVTEGDPMLYSTFIHMQRLVEELHPDIQIKVVPGISSVNGTAARMGLPLADGDEQVAIVPATNDVENMRKALIEHDCVVFIKVAKVLDMMIGILRELELVDKAAVVTKVTSEEERVWTNVEELEGAELEYLTLMVVRK from the coding sequence TTGAGTAATTTAGGCACATTATATGGTATTGGCATGGGTCCTGGAGATCCTGAATTGATTACAGTAAAAGCATTTCGCATTCTGAAGGAATCTCCTGTTATTGCTTATCCAAAAAAGAGATCAGGAAGTAAAAGTTACGCTTTAGCGATTACTGAGCAATATATTAATCCGTTGGAAAAAGAAATGGTAGGGTTGATTTTTCCAATGACTAAGGATAAATCAACGTTAGAAAAGCAATGGAACAAAACAGTAGAAACGGTAAGTGAGCAATTAAATCAAGGGAAAGACGTAGCTTTTGTAACTGAAGGCGATCCTATGCTTTATAGTACGTTTATACATATGCAACGTTTAGTTGAGGAGCTGCACCCCGATATCCAAATCAAGGTTGTACCTGGTATTTCCTCTGTGAATGGAACTGCGGCTAGAATGGGATTGCCACTAGCAGATGGAGATGAGCAAGTAGCTATCGTACCTGCTACAAATGATGTAGAGAACATGAGAAAAGCATTAATTGAACATGACTGTGTTGTATTCATTAAAGTGGCAAAAGTTTTGGATATGATGATTGGCATATTAAGAGAATTGGAACTAGTAGATAAAGCAGCAGTTGTAACAAAAGTGACTTCAGAAGAAGAAAGAGTATGGACGAATGTTGAGGAGCTTGAGGGAGCAGAATTGGAATATTTAACGTTAATGGTGGTGAGAAAATAA
- the cbiE gene encoding precorrin-6y C5,15-methyltransferase (decarboxylating) subunit CbiE, with protein MSLIKIIGIGDNGKESLLPIYQKWIYESELLVGGERQLSFFEDYIGETLAIKGGLSHLVQLIKSSDKKVVVLASGDPLFYGIGGYLSKKMEVEIYPNLSSIQLAYAKVGESWQNAHCASIHGRSMKGLAQRIDGKENVILLTDDMNNPQAIAKYLLNFGMTEYRAFVAENLGSTDEKTGWYELEEMKDSTFSKLNVVILAKQFKGPSWTMGIADHEFSQRKPDKGLITKKEVRVLSLMNMALKPTSTVWDIGTCTGSVGIEAGRIAKDGEVYAIEKNEKDLENCLENMKKFRVDMTVQHNKAPEGLEDFPDPDAVFIGGSGGELKKLLSICCNRLKQDGRIVLNAATIETLYEASQAFKEEGFKTDITMAQISRSKPILHMNRFDALNPIYIITAFREEEDTGIE; from the coding sequence ATGAGCTTAATTAAAATTATTGGGATTGGTGATAACGGAAAAGAGAGCTTGTTGCCCATTTACCAGAAGTGGATTTACGAAAGTGAACTGCTAGTAGGTGGCGAAAGGCAATTATCTTTTTTTGAAGATTATATAGGGGAAACATTAGCAATTAAAGGCGGGTTAAGCCATTTAGTTCAGCTAATTAAATCTAGTGATAAAAAAGTCGTTGTACTTGCTTCAGGTGATCCTTTATTTTATGGGATTGGTGGATATTTATCTAAAAAAATGGAAGTGGAAATTTATCCTAATCTGAGTTCGATTCAACTTGCTTATGCAAAAGTGGGCGAGAGTTGGCAAAATGCTCATTGTGCAAGTATTCATGGTAGAAGTATGAAAGGACTTGCTCAGCGCATTGATGGGAAAGAGAATGTGATTTTATTAACGGATGATATGAACAACCCTCAAGCCATAGCCAAATATTTATTGAACTTTGGTATGACAGAATATCGAGCGTTTGTAGCAGAAAATTTGGGAAGTACAGATGAAAAAACAGGATGGTATGAACTGGAGGAAATGAAGGATTCCACTTTTTCAAAATTAAACGTAGTGATTTTAGCGAAACAATTTAAGGGCCCTTCTTGGACAATGGGGATTGCCGATCATGAATTTTCACAAAGAAAGCCAGATAAAGGGTTAATTACGAAAAAAGAAGTACGTGTTTTAAGTTTAATGAATATGGCACTAAAACCTACAAGTACAGTTTGGGATATTGGGACATGTACTGGTTCAGTTGGCATTGAAGCGGGTCGAATTGCAAAAGATGGAGAAGTATATGCTATAGAAAAAAATGAAAAGGATTTAGAAAATTGTTTGGAAAATATGAAAAAGTTCCGAGTAGATATGACTGTCCAACATAACAAAGCTCCAGAAGGGTTAGAGGACTTTCCTGATCCGGATGCTGTATTTATAGGAGGCAGTGGTGGAGAGCTGAAGAAACTACTAAGTATATGCTGCAATCGTTTAAAACAAGATGGAAGAATCGTTTTAAACGCCGCCACAATCGAAACATTGTATGAAGCTAGTCAAGCTTTTAAAGAGGAAGGATTTAAGACTGATATTACAATGGCTCAGATTTCAAGAAGTAAACCTATCTTACATATGAATCGGTTTGATGCACTGAATCCTATATATATCATCACAGCGTTTAGAGAAGAGGAGGATACGGGAATTGAGTAA